TAATTATTGCACACTTGTGCGGTGGCCAGGATAGGTACACAGATCAACTGTCACGTACAACTGACCATTCAACAGTGTTGGGGCATCATGCAGAGAACCAGCATGAGGCCAAATGATAGAGTCCACTCAgaggtttattttattcagttccGTGAATATAAGATCAATTTACTACCATTTGTGATATAGTTGAGTCAGTGTTAGAATTGGGTTGTTTCCGTCACATAACACCTAAGGCAGGAGACACACCGTATTCAGTgatataaaactgaaaagacaCTGACCGCTTTTTTGCAGAAATTTCACAGAAATACTACTCAAAGGCACCTCAAACAGAAATCACCGATTACAAACTGGCAAACTGTTATTCGTTTAATTAGTTTTCCTAGTTTTCTCTCAGAAACTCAGAACAGCAGATCatatcacagaaaaatgaaaatactgaacCTAACAACAGATTCACACTAACATAAATGTAGAACACTAATTCTGGCACTGGAATCGGTCGTAATGTTGAGTCATAAGGCTCAGTTTCTAGCAATTCCAATCCatactagctagcaagccaacTACCGTTGAAATGGAGGTCATGCAGATTCCAGCTACTGTTAACCATGATAGACGAAAttatgttagctagctagcttgttagctactTCATAGCGAAGAGCTACCCACATCATTCCTGATTTGACAACATAATTGGCGTTAGATAACAATTAGCCTGCTAGTCTAAATCTGCAGTGTAGGAATTACAGCGATGCCCACCATCATAAATTTTCGTCATACCTCgatgtagctaacgttagctagttgtCTCAATGTTAGCAAGCTCGCTAGACGGACTAACGAACTCTTGCGCAGTAATGCTTACGTCAATTCAAAATGACTAACATTAACTAAGTTAAGGTTAGTTACCTTGTTAGGAACATCCATTTGTCGATTTGTCATTCTCTAATATAAAGAATCAAAAAGTTATTATAAAGACTCTAGAGTGCATGCAGCATTTCGCTACAAGGCTTGCTAGTTAACCAGTTACTCTACGATGAATCCGAACCGTCGAAACCTCCAAAATGACATTTGGTAACGCGCTTTTCCTTGCGTAAACCATCTAACGTTGACTAGCTTACTGTAATATCCATATGCACACCGGTACGTCTGTAATAGCCAgggaaaatgtataaaacactTACGTGCAAAATCGATTGCACTTAGCAGTATTTCACATATTTGAGGCTTTAATTTCCTACTCAAAATAGGCTTAGATTTTCGATGCACTTCAAGTTGCCCATCGCAGGCCCTgggttagctagccagctaactagctactcGCTACGCCACCACAGACGCCACAAGATAGCTGTAGTTAACAAGGTGATGTAGTGtgctagcttgctaggtagAATACAACGTTTGCTAGCGAGGTATCTTGGCAGACACCGGTTCCTAAACTGGCAAGTTAACGTTAGCTGAAGTGAAGCATCGGAAGTACTGCAGCCGGTAGGCAGACAATGTTGTTTAAGTACCCTGTTTAGTTGGCATGCTCTAGTTTTATTTACATCGACTTAATcatgtacataaaatatattaacacTTACCAGATCACTCCATTGGAAATAACCCCTCCCGTTCATTAACGCTAGCTAACAAAACACGGATCAGGCAACTGTGACAACACTCAGGGGGTGGGTGGGAAGAAGGGAGGGTTACAGTCCGAgatttccctccctctttcgTTTTCTTCCTATTCTCAGAACGTTCTGCTAACATTCATGCACATGACATGCGTAAATGCGTTCAAGTGAACAATGTAAAGTACACAATTTTTTATTATATGGGTCATTTCCCAACAACAATCGCCTTCACTTTACGTTACATGCTGCTCTATTTGCGTAACCCGAAAGCGGAAACGagtaacattaaaataaagatgaattcGATTGGCTGAGAGTTGGATTAAAAACTGAGTAAAGCGAAACACGGTGAAGACGGTTAGTCAGGCCAATCGTTAAAACGATTTTCAACGCAGCGAGACATTATTGGTGCAGAAATTATGCAGCTAATTTGCTTTGGGTGATATAAAGGTCGTATTTAGGGCATCCCAAACTGCACTTATTTTTACATAATGCATGTCTCATCCAATTAACATGCAACCATCATACATGACAACCTTACGCTATGAGCATGGGTTAATGTGCGCAGCATCTTGACAGCATGACTCCAACCACGTAATTTATTACTACAGTAATAAAACCatcttgttttgtgttctttgaACAAGATAGAATACCATGTGCTCAAAATATCAACATATGTGGTAATACTCTTCAGTCTATTTGAAATCAATGTatgcactgcagtgcaaatAAGACTTTTTATATGTGAGGCCTACATCTATACAGTATATAAGGCCATTCAAGACGAGCATGGCAATTGTTTTCCTTGAGTCTTGTATCCCACTTGTATGTGACTACCTATTCACGTTAAAGATGACTAAACTgaactttttccttttttcttcttttttttccactaatgACAACATATATgggtttgtatttgttttgtttctgattgTTCTTGATCTGTTGTGCTTCAAAAATGATACGAGTGCTGTCTTCAAATACATAttgtagattaaaaaaaataaatgtgaaaaaagaaagacatggaAAACGATCAATTTGGATGTCTCCACTTCTTTATTATAAAAACAATTGTGAGCACAAGTTCAATAAACAATAGTCATtgtattaacattaaaatattaacctAATAAACATTATAGAATGGCAAAATCTTTGATTAAACATCATCTTTCTGAAGAGGACAGAGCTTTTGCATTCACACACTGAAGGTGCAGCCTTTCATCAAATAAGCAAATTAGCAATAACACATTGTATTGACATGTGAGTAATTCAAGCCAACTTCTCctttttcactgaagcaatggatgtttaagaaattatttaaaagataagtcaaaaatgtaatctgtAAAAGCATTCAGCTCTGAAAGCCAATAGCCCATCAGACATGTGCAAAAGCACAAAAGAGCACCAGCCAGctggagaaataaaaacacaggaaacacataACTTATTTTCTCCCTGACTGTGATATTTGTACTGACTTTGCCTTCTTTTTCCATGACGAACTCAAAATCATCACCAGTATGccaataatttaaaacaaacatgaaatgagTAAATCACTACTAAATCAATACTTTGTGTTTATACAGTGGTTGGTGGCAGCCACACCTATAATTTCCTTGTATGTCCTAGCGTTTTTCCCCTTTATCCGTGTACAATCCCACCAAACTTCATAAAATGTCTGGAAAGCAACTTATACTAATTTTTATGGTTTCATAACAAAACCACAATTCTTCTCCAAAGCTTTTAGTTTCATCAGACCAAAAGTATAACACGTCACACTGTGTGACTGCTGTGAATCCAACAACCACATTTCTTGACAATAAATAGAGTAGGCAGCAGCAACAGGAAAACGGAACAGTGACCCTAAACCATTGTACAAGATCAAAAACGTATGGGTTACATATAGCTAATGCCTCAATAACTACTGTggccattttgtacaaatatccaatttgatttacattttggaaaaaaaaaaaaagtcaagtgcTGCGGGGAAGTTTTCATAATCTCACACAACAGGAAGTGTGTTGAGTGGTGTTtaaacaaaaatcacacacaggtCTGGCATTTAATGCAGGTGTACTATTCGGTAGTATTCTGCTTTTGACACTGAAAACACGGATTCTATCAAACAGatccagagacagacagactttgAGTGACTGATTGCATTTATAGTTTAGGACCATTCAAATGCACATTGGATTCTGTGGAGGCACATATAATGCTGTAATTCATTGCTTTGACGACTCTGAGCCATTATTCAAAATAGCAGCCCCATAAAAGACAACAGGATCACAAAGGGAAGAGTGATATTTCCCTAAAATGGCCATTAGACCTCTAAGCCTTCACCATAAGGGTAGTATGGATATTCCATCCACATTAGTTTTTGGAAGTACAAGCTGTTAActagtttaaaataaaaaacaatgtcagCTTCAAAATttccacacacaaataattataTATCAATGATCTCtctatttttctgttgtcttgaGCAAAACATTGGTTTTAATAGTGCAAATGACGTCAGTACCAGAATCCATCCATTCCCTTGAAATATAAAAAGCCACAAACCATTACAGGAAATGGTTACTTAATTTGCTATCATAGCTTTAAACTTGGTCATTCTGCCTTTTATCATACATTCTAGGAAAACTGTTCAAGACTGCAAGTTCTCACAAGCTTGCAGTCAATGTAACTTCAACAGCTCTTAACTTCAAGTATTGCCATTTGCACAGTTCTCACAAGCTTagacaataaataatattaagtGTGGAGGAAGCTGTACTATGCAGAGGGCCTCTTGCACTCATGATCACTGACAGTCATGTGCATCCACCtacttaaaaataatgaaataaataaactggcACTCAATAGTGATAATTTCCCACAAGACTGCCAACAACAAGAGCAGACGAAACAACTCACAATTGGTCAAAATCATTCCACATGGTGACAAACTTCACAGTAAAGGAATGACCAAAATGCATGGGTGACCTCGAGCATGTCAAGATGTAGTCATGTGACCTTCCTACTTGGGGGTGTTCCAGGAATTGTGGTGCCAAACAAGCTGTTGTACAGCATAAACAGacaaacttcttccatttaaaaatggaaagggTAAAAATGTTCTTGAGACAAGGTGGAGGTGTGAGTATGATTCTGGTCAGTGTTTAGGAATGGGTGATGGGTGACAGCTACAGGTGTCTGTACCATtggagtgtgtgtttagggTGGTGGGGGTTCATTTCCACCCTCTTCCCATAGGGCAGCATTGTTGTTTCAGTGCATATTTACAGCGAGTGTGTCAACTAGGACCAGACAAGACAGCAGACAGATGCCAAACAACATGCCCTTTCCTCACACAAGTGTTGGTGAGGAAGTCTCGCTTTGCTTTGCGGATCACCCgcccaccccacctccccaacTCCCTCACCCTGCAGCAGGCACTGTTAGGGCATAGACATGGTCATTGCGGAGGCATCCGCACTACGGGGATCCTTCACGCCGATGATCAGGTCATTGGTCCTCCTGGTCCCCTCCACCAGAGAGAGCACCTCCACCTTCTGTACCTCATGCCCCTTCAGTTGCAGGAGCTCAATGTCCTCTTCAAGAAATTCAGCTGGGGGCGCAGAGGAGAAATGGCACAACGTGAATGGATAAAGAGTGTAAGAAGGTTCTCATCTTAAAACTGGCTCGGACTGCAGCCAATCAACAGTTACAGCAAGGCAgctgtgtgtcactgtcacaaaaatacagtaaaaagttcaatacagtaaaatacagtagAGGTTCCATGAAAAAGGGAGTGGAGATGGGAATACTCACAGTCCACTAGAAGACTACTGGGCTGAAGCTGAGGGTGCAGCCTTCCATAGGAGAGGCTGTCACTCAGATTCTTGCGGAATGACAAGACGTTCATTAACACCTGCAACAGTTAGCAAAGGAAACCCAGAGGTCACGTTTGACCATGGGAGAAAAATGCACAGGCAACCAAgttaaactaaacaacaaacaattcaGTCATGCaggaaaacatgacaaaaactATCCCTGTCATTTAATTTATACCTTCAAAAATTTTCAAAACTGTACAACCGTATTTTGCCAATACCTACAAGCAAAGCCACTggctgtaaatgtaaataaagcaaaactgaagcatggcaggagagagcagtgtcATGAACCTGTGTGATGCCACTGAGAGCGCGGTCTCCGTTGGAGGAGCCCAGGGCCACGTAGGTGCCACACAGCCCCTGGGACGGCCTGACGGCAGTGGGCAGCAGGAAGGACAGGGGCCGCTTCCCCGGCTGCACACTATTCCgctggaaagaaaaaacatcacaggTTGCTCAACAACACTCTCATCTAGGGAGTCTGGCAAACCATGGCAAACCAGCTTTATGCTCTGAGAGATCTGGAGTTGTTGCTGACATAcattatgcatgtatttttcttAGGCACTAACTTTTCAATAGTATAAATGTCATCATATTCAGACATTCAAATGATTTCACCTGACATGTGCTGCAGTTTTCTATAACATAACCTAGAGGACAATATTAGGCATGAAGTTCCTCCCTAACTATATAGCTTGACATAGGGGTTAGTGTGGTAGGGTGGGGTGGGACTTTTTTCCAGACTGCACTGATGAGAACCAAGATAAATGGCTCAGTGTAAACACAATGTAAGGCATCCATACATGGCCACAAACTCCTCTAGACACAATGAGAGGGAATTAACTCATTAAGTTCAAGGCAAGAAGCTGCAGAGCCTGTCAGTACCGGATTGGGTGGAATGGGACTCAGAGTTTTGTTTGGCCAGGAGAAGTCCAGGATCTGGCTGTTGAGGAGAATCCCAGAGGAGGTCACAATTCCACTTCCAAAGGGCTGGTTCAGGGAGCTGGAAGACAGAACAGACATACGCATTCAAGGTGTGAGGCAGATGACTGAAGGCAGACTGAAGGGAGGAAATGCTAGGcctagaaaaaaacaaaatattgagGTTTCCCTTTCTGATCATTGAATTTTCTGACATATCCTCTTCCCAGCGGTAAAATAAAGCTAATTTCAACTCCCGtgttttaaatacagtaaagtTTTACATTCAAAAGGCCCCTCTGAAAAAAACTGGACAGTACCTCATGACAGATACGATGAAGTCATCAGGACCCATGACCATCACCTGGCCAGCCACTGCTCCTTTCTCCAGAGCATAGGAGGGGGTGTAATGCCCTGGAGGGAAGGCCTGGGAATCGTTGATCATTTGACGGAACAGCATGGCCTGGGATTTGCTGAGACACAAGAGTGGAAATCCCAGTTTTGAGCTATATTATAATCACTGTCTCTTTGAAGCTCTGCCTCATTTCAACTTGCTACTCATTGTGAACTTTCTGTGGTTGTAGTGTTTCCTATGTCAAATGCCATCTGGCTGAGAATTATCAAATTGCAATACACATCAATGAGAgccaaacacaaagaaatgtgtCACTACAGAACTAAAACATAAAGAGAGTTCCACCTACCTCAACAtctgactcactgactcagacacagaggcatCAAACATGGGGTCGCCCAAACCACTGGCCATAGCCAGTGCAATTTTCAGagcctaaaataaaaataatgggGATAAAAATGATCAGGCAAGTACAGCAGTACTATGTAGGAGCCCCTTCTGTTATTTGAGAGGCTCAAACTCTGGTGATTTCTTCAGCTGGGTTAGGATAACAGCTGGAGATGTCTCGATTACGATGTCATGACGGAGTACCTCGGCCATCCAGTGGTAGGTGCTGTTTCGCGGGACCTGGCTGGTGATATTGAAGCCCTCCAGAATGTTGAGGGCAGTAATCAGTGCTGCCCCAGCGTGAGGAGGGGGTGCTGCCAAAATGCGATTTTCTGCAGGACAATATGACAGGTCACACCAGCACCATCACTTCAAAAGGAGCCATATTTTGATTACAATGTTCAGGTGATTACTGAAGGTATTATGTATATCCATGGCAAAAAATGTCCTATCCACTGCACTGGCAGAACCTGGTGTGGAGTACATTTCAAAGTGCAAATTACAAAATGCTAAGTGCAACATACACCTTAGTAACATATTTTACAACTTCTAATACAACTCTCTATTGACACGACACAGCTACTAACAGAAACTGAAATAGACACTGAAGCCAGAACAGCATAGTGCCAGAAAAGTGGCATAGTTTTAGAGTCTCTGCTCAGACAAAGTGAACCAAGGCTGCGGGGGCTGAAGAGCTGCACCCCCAGGGAGCAGAAGAAGGAGACTGCCTTTCTGACTTGGAATTGGAAATAATATCCTATTATATTTTACCCCTGGATGTAGATTTGTCATTGCATGCTTAGCATTACTTTTCATCTGCATGTTCTGATATTGCTGCACTAACTAGGCAAGACTCTAGGTGGACTACCTTACATGGACATTAAAATGGTTGATGAGAAATTATCCTTTCCCTGCACATTAATATTAAACTTTAATACACAGTCAGGAGGGTACCGTTAAACTTGTCATTGGCCGTGGTAGACATATAAAGCACTGAGAATTTACCCTGATATTGACCCTCCACTGGCTGTTGTAAAATAGTGCTGTAGTTACTGAAATCCTCTTCAGTAAGCACTCCCCCTCCTGCTCGCACCTATTTAAAAGACAATTACGGTACATCATACATTTGGTACACAACACTTCTATGAAGTATCAATACAATATCAATGAAAACATTATGTGCCAGTGACCCACAACCCGTATGCGCTTCAAATAGGCTTTCACCCATGCGTAATcaccacaaaaaacaaaggcaattattattattattattattattattattattattattattgatacacCTAAACTTATCAAAACTGTAATCCTGTGACaccagtgaaaagaaaaatttgTCAGAgaagataaaacataaaaactaaCAATGGACATAAACCATTAAAGAAATCTTCCAGACCATGATAGATCTGATAGATCTGAGATAGTAGATCTAATATGCACTCACTTCAGCTATCATTTCCTGAGTCAGGTTGCCACCATAGAATTCAGAAATGCCACCAACTGCGACTGCATCCAAGATAGCCGCTAGATCAAGGCGCCGTGTGAACAGGCCAGAAAGGGGGGGCTGTCCGTCAGGAAGAAACAGCTCCTTGAAATTCTCCGAAACATTCTGATCCTTCACTCTGGACAGGGCCTCAGCTTGAGTCAGAGAAGAAAAgttcagaaaaatgaaaatcaaaagtTGGATGTCAATTTCCATAAAAATCTAATTAACAATGAGCAAAAACAGGGTTATTCTTGGTTTCAGAAGTGCTGACAATGTATTTTCCTTACCTAAGTCATGGGTAACATTAAATCCATTTCTTGCAACATCTGCAGCCATGGTAATCACCTCCTTCCATGGCATTCTGgggaaaaatattaatgaagaGGGTCCCTTTTAGTTATGCCACATTTGTCTGATTTCTCATTATTACTACAAGTTTGCTCTGCCTTTGGAAAGATACCAAAATAACAACCTAAATGCTTTCATAAAACACCTCTTTATCTCTATTATTAGCTGAAAAGACCAGAAAATGAACTCCCAAAGCATTTCTTCTGCAATTCCAATTCCAGAAGAACAGAATaaggacagaaataaaaaatcctTTACAAGTCAAAGTGAAATAGAAACACTCTGCATCTTATTATAGGCCACACTGGTTTCTTTTTAGCTAGTGATAaaacttcaaacttcaaacagcaattTGATCCTTGAAACACAAAGAGCACCAAGTCCGTTTGCTCAATATGTATGCATGCGCACAATCACTCCAGCAgcacttactcactcactgaTGATAAGGTGACTTTCATTTTACCTTCCATAGAGCTGATGAGCTTGGTGCATCCCACTGAGCATGCCCGGTACACCAACCAACAGGCCCGGCTGAAACACAGTGGTACAGACACTGAGACTGACTAGCCCCAGTGACGGGGCTCCGCTCCACATGGGACACTTTGTAGATTATATctcttgcttttctgttttcctaTTTTCAAATATGTGGCCATAATGTACCAAAGTCTGAAAATGTATATTGCATTTCAACAGGGAAGCTGGATGGCCAGACAGACAGTTTGTTACTTCCTTACTTTTTGCTCCAAGTTGAACTGTAACATTTCCTCCTGTATGGCAGAGGGAGCCGTTTCACGGAAGTCAATGACCCGGCTCTCATTCTTGCGTATGTCATGAACTAACATCACGCCCCCACTGCAGTGAAGGCAAACAGAGAAAAGTCTACCAAGGGCACTGGCTTTTATGATGACACAAACATCAGTAATTTACTGAACTGTGCATCCTGTGTCTGCCTGATATTTGGATGACTCATTCTTCCATGTCACACTTGACACAAATTTTCAGACTCTTTGCTGTCACTGATGTTGTTGCTGCCTACCATGTGTGCTGCATTCATCacaacaatatatttcattattgtcattttgtagacactctcacccagagtgacttacatatgtcacaatttttattattcatttatacagctggatatttactgaggcaattgtaggttaagtacctttaaCCAAGTGTACAGTGgcaatgccccagcggggaatcaaaccagcaaccttctggttacaagccctgctatGCTCTGcaaccactacgctacactgcactacactacactaccaCTATGCCATACAGTCATTTATGAAGTATTTCAACAGTATGCCGTCAGACTGGTTTGCCATACAGATGCTTAAGTGATCGATCAGAGGCTTCGTAAAATGGAATGTTATCCAACAAGGAGAGACCATGCATTTCTTCACAGTGGTAAGATAAAATGGTGGCTGGCCCCATTACAccaatttacattatttatttgttcagctgATATCCTTACGCAGAGCAACGGATGGCTTACgcatcatccatttacacagctggatttactgatgcaattcaggGTAGGTAGATCATTCAAGGGAAACCAACCCTGCAACCTTTGGTTTAccaagacctgctccttaactctGTGGCCTCAGCAGAACCATCCAGACTCACCCCCCAATGCCAGACGTGTGCGGGTGGATGATGCCCAGGCAAAGGGCAGCGGCGATGGCGGCATCAGCAGAGGAGCCCTGCTTGCTCAGCACCTCGAACCCCAGGGAGGTGCAGTGTGCCACGTCCGTCACCACAGCACCCTGATTGAAGATCTGGccaggcagggagacagaggagcaaATTACCAAACAACAGGGAAACTATTCGATACCTATTTGATCTGTTTAATAATCTATTTGACCATTTACATCTTGATGTGAGGCATCACATGAAGCTAATCCCCTGAGAGATATGACATACTGTTTgcacacaacttttattctttatttttaatttatacataggtctttagatcaaaatgcctttggattaatgttttccattctcttaatcaggtgtgtccgAACCTTTGACCAGTACTGTACATCTAACAGTAGCTTGGGGTGAGAATGTTAATGGGGCGCTTTACTGTGAATCAATATACGAgggaatacaaaataaaacacatacgATGACGTTTAGACAATGTCCTCAACCGTCTGTTTTGGGAGAGCTGGGGACAAAGGCAACGCCAAACGGAGGCCTACCTGTGGGTCTCCAAAGTAGATCTGCATGATGAGGGCGACAGTGACCCCTGTGGCAAAGGTGAGGCAGGCAGTGATGATGATTGTGAGGCCGTCCTGCCGGCAGCTGCAGTCTTCGGCCAGGGGGTCACGATGGGTCTCCTGCAGGGGAGTGGCATCATGACTGGCCAGGTCTGAGGCTGAGGACGGCAGCCGCTGGAGGCGGGCTGACTTCAGGAAGAGGTCAGGATCTGTGAGAGGGGTCCAAAAATCAATGCTATGGCACGCTGTGGATACACAGGAGTTCCACA
This portion of the Megalops cyprinoides isolate fMegCyp1 chromosome 7, fMegCyp1.pri, whole genome shotgun sequence genome encodes:
- the LOC118781149 gene encoding glutathione hydrolase 7 codes for the protein MYTPAADAVAGYSSGNMADKDASQETTLGSAYSPVDYMSITSFPRLPEDDTLSGENTMKSRKDDDNFLSEQDTDPDLFLKSARLQRLPSSASDLASHDATPLQETHRDPLAEDCSCRQDGLTIIITACLTFATGVTVALIMQIYFGDPQIFNQGAVVTDVAHCTSLGFEVLSKQGSSADAAIAAALCLGIIHPHTSGIGGGGVMLVHDIRKNESRVIDFRETAPSAIQEEMLQFNLEQKPGLLVGVPGMLSGMHQAHQLYGRMPWKEVITMAADVARNGFNVTHDLAEALSRVKDQNVSENFKELFLPDGQPPLSGLFTRRLDLAAILDAVAVGGISEFYGGNLTQEMIAEVRAGGGVLTEEDFSNYSTILQQPVEGQYQENRILAAPPPHAGAALITALNILEGFNITSQVPRNSTYHWMAEALKIALAMASGLGDPMFDASVSESVSQMLSKSQAMLFRQMINDSQAFPPGHYTPSYALEKGAVAGQVMVMGPDDFIVSVMSSLNQPFGSGIVTSSGILLNSQILDFSWPNKTLSPIPPNPRNSVQPGKRPLSFLLPTAVRPSQGLCGTYVALGSSNGDRALSGITQVLMNVLSFRKNLSDSLSYGRLHPQLQPSSLLVDSEFLEEDIELLQLKGHEVQKVEVLSLVEGTRRTNDLIIGVKDPRSADASAMTMSMP